In a genomic window of Nothobranchius furzeri strain GRZ-AD chromosome 14, NfurGRZ-RIMD1, whole genome shotgun sequence:
- the LOC139062678 gene encoding uncharacterized protein, whose product MFKEKYGQQGTKDFRRLERLHQKRARLRNHLCFCLRCRDENITPTSLQLKTPIRTKTAQNIIGRAQRALLKERIRNVITKQRRVEDELERGHLDLKRNYKLDKQMEEVIKGHMMEKQEKEFTKVKERNIKKLNKLINKKKREEIQGNATPNSWVRNISQYKLTEAEESILKKGLNFAVTPKEIPYDDTVLCCPRINGEGSDATISVSLRMFAAADET is encoded by the coding sequence atgttcaaagagaaatacggacaacaaggaacgaaggacttccgccgtttggagcgattacaccagaaacgcgcacgtctaagaaaccacctttgcttctgtttaagatgccgggacgaaaacatcacacccacaagcctacagctgaaaacaccgatccggaccaagacggcacaaaatataataggaagagcacagagagcactgctcaaggagaggataaggaacgtcataaccaaacagaggcgagtggaggacgaactggaaagaggacacctggacttaaaaaggaattacaaactcgataaacaaatggaggaagtaattaaaggacacatgatggaaaaacaggaaaaagagttcacaaaagtaaaagaaagaaacataaagaagttaaacaaactcataaacaagaaaaagagggaggaAATACAAGGTAacgccacaccaaactcatgggtacgtaatatttcacaatacaaactaacagaagcagaagaaagcatattaaagaaaggtttaaactttgcagtcacaccaaaagaaataccatatgatgacaccgtcctctgctgcccgcggataaacggagaaggaagtgacgccaccatcagcgtcagcctgaggatgtttgcagccgcagacgaaacgtag